The following are from one region of the Methanothermobacter sp. genome:
- a CDS encoding transglutaminase family protein: protein MLQRVAPVYISAFIILILLTEGSYAIEELEDPLNSSDILEASVRVSTFMEKNKIIPENVSVGNRTLDTPSYAYALSRVLTGSKVVENQVVNAPKLDIRRISVKLTKNQYLEIISKFHNFTCRAECCPATISFSGGKIDFYNAVYLLSKIGRYRQLYGKLPMAIQISTPLPVNAYRIDSNTIDTRIKNLKYQLRTTVNLMNLIHKRIRYSGNKNILRLQSNLKSIERRYTYLNGQLRYYEGLRSSPWYVPPSLRRYIRSTAHCNITDPNIVYLARELSGNTTHSTALNLFNWVRDNIDYSFYYRTRYGASATLKYRTGNCVDQAHLMVALARTSGIPARYVRGYCRFISGNWYSHVWAQVWLRGQGWVTADTTHTMNNLGDVYNWNTSVSKVREVLLEYDLH from the coding sequence ATGTTGCAAAGAGTAGCCCCAGTCTACATCTCAGCATTTATAATTTTAATTTTATTAACTGAAGGTTCCTATGCCATCGAAGAACTTGAAGATCCCCTGAATAGCTCTGATATTCTAGAGGCAAGTGTCAGGGTCTCCACTTTCATGGAAAAAAATAAGATAATCCCTGAAAACGTCAGTGTGGGTAACAGGACACTTGACACCCCATCTTATGCCTACGCCCTTAGCAGGGTACTTACCGGTTCAAAGGTGGTCGAAAACCAGGTTGTTAATGCACCCAAACTTGATATAAGGCGCATATCAGTGAAGCTAACAAAAAATCAGTACCTGGAGATAATATCAAAATTCCATAACTTCACATGCAGGGCAGAGTGCTGTCCAGCAACCATCTCCTTCAGCGGGGGTAAGATCGACTTCTACAATGCAGTGTATCTCCTATCAAAGATCGGGCGTTACAGACAACTCTATGGCAAACTTCCCATGGCCATTCAAATAAGCACACCTCTACCCGTAAATGCATACCGCATCGACTCCAACACCATTGACACAAGGATAAAGAATCTAAAATACCAGCTCAGAACAACAGTTAACCTCATGAACCTTATTCATAAGAGGATCAGATATTCTGGAAATAAAAACATCCTGAGGCTTCAAAGTAATCTCAAGTCCATTGAAAGAAGATACACTTATCTGAATGGTCAGCTCAGATACTATGAGGGTCTCAGGAGCAGCCCATGGTATGTCCCCCCATCCCTCCGACGTTACATCAGGTCCACAGCCCACTGCAACATCACCGATCCCAATATAGTTTACCTTGCAAGGGAACTCTCGGGGAACACCACCCACTCCACTGCACTGAATCTCTTTAACTGGGTCCGGGACAATATTGACTACTCATTCTATTACAGGACCCGCTATGGTGCCTCAGCCACACTCAAGTACAGGACAGGAAACTGTGTGGACCAGGCCCACCTCATGGTTGCCCTTGCAAGGACCAGTGGTATACCGGCCCGTTATGTCCGTGGATACTGCAGGTTCATAAGCGGGAACTGGTACTCCCATGTGTGGGCCCAGGTATGGCTAAGGGGTCAGGGGTGGGTGACAGCAGACACCACCCACACCATGAACAACCTTGGAGACGTTTATAACTGGAACACCAGTGTGTCAAAAGTTAGAGAAGTGCTTCTGGAATATGACCTGCACTGA
- the thsA gene encoding thermosome subunit alpha: protein MAQGQQPILVLPEGTSRYLGRDAQRMNILAGKILAETVRTTLGPKGMDKMLVDSLGDIVVTNDGVTILKEMDIEHPAAKMLVEVAKTQEDEVGDGTTTAVIIAGELLKKAETLLEMEIHPTIIAMGYRQAAEKAQEILNDIAIDASDRDTLIKVAMTAMTGKGTEKAREPLAELIVDAVKQVEEDGEVEKDHIKIEKKEGAAVDDSTLVQGVIIDKERVHPGMPKKVENAKIALLNCPIEVKETEVDAEIRITDPSQMQAFIEQEEQMIRDMVNSIVETGANVLFCQKGIDDLAQHYLAKAGVLAVRRVKKSDMEKLSKATGANIVTNIEDLSEDDLGEAGIVSEKKISGEEMIFVEECKEPKAVTILVRGSTEHVVSEVERAIEDAIGVVAATVEDGKVVAGGGAPEIEVAKRLKDYADSISGREQLAVSAFAEALEIVPKTLAENAGLDSIDVLVDLRAAHEESPYMGLDVFDGEIVDMKEAGVIEPHRVKKQAIQSAAEAAEMILRIDDVIAASSSESDEDMGDMGDMGGMPPM, encoded by the coding sequence ATGGCACAGGGACAGCAGCCAATTCTTGTACTGCCTGAAGGTACAAGCAGGTACCTTGGAAGGGACGCACAGAGGATGAACATCCTTGCAGGTAAAATACTGGCAGAAACCGTCAGGACAACCCTTGGACCAAAGGGAATGGACAAGATGCTGGTTGACTCCCTTGGGGACATCGTGGTTACAAACGACGGTGTCACAATACTCAAGGAAATGGACATAGAGCACCCCGCCGCAAAGATGCTTGTTGAAGTGGCAAAGACCCAGGAAGACGAGGTCGGCGACGGTACAACAACAGCTGTCATAATAGCAGGTGAACTGCTCAAAAAAGCTGAAACACTCCTTGAAATGGAGATTCACCCAACAATAATAGCAATGGGTTACAGGCAGGCTGCTGAAAAGGCCCAGGAAATACTCAACGACATTGCAATTGACGCAAGCGACAGGGACACACTCATAAAGGTCGCTATGACCGCAATGACCGGTAAGGGAACAGAAAAGGCACGGGAACCACTGGCTGAACTCATAGTTGACGCTGTCAAGCAGGTTGAAGAAGACGGCGAAGTCGAGAAGGACCACATAAAGATAGAGAAGAAGGAAGGCGCAGCCGTGGACGACTCAACACTCGTCCAGGGTGTCATCATCGACAAGGAAAGGGTTCACCCAGGAATGCCAAAGAAGGTTGAAAACGCCAAAATAGCACTCCTGAACTGCCCAATAGAAGTCAAAGAGACAGAAGTCGACGCAGAAATCAGGATAACAGACCCATCACAGATGCAGGCCTTCATTGAACAGGAAGAGCAGATGATCCGCGACATGGTCAACTCCATAGTCGAGACAGGCGCAAACGTGCTCTTCTGTCAGAAGGGTATCGATGACCTTGCACAGCACTACCTGGCCAAGGCAGGCGTCCTTGCAGTAAGAAGGGTTAAAAAATCAGACATGGAGAAACTCTCCAAGGCAACCGGTGCAAACATCGTCACAAACATTGAGGACCTCAGTGAGGACGACCTAGGCGAAGCAGGCATTGTCTCAGAGAAGAAGATCTCAGGCGAAGAGATGATCTTCGTTGAGGAATGCAAGGAGCCAAAGGCAGTCACAATACTCGTGAGGGGTTCAACAGAACACGTTGTAAGCGAAGTTGAAAGGGCAATCGAAGACGCAATAGGAGTCGTTGCAGCAACAGTCGAGGACGGTAAGGTCGTTGCAGGTGGAGGAGCACCTGAAATAGAGGTTGCAAAGAGACTCAAGGACTACGCTGATTCAATAAGTGGAAGGGAACAGCTAGCGGTCTCAGCATTCGCAGAGGCCCTTGAGATCGTTCCAAAGACCCTTGCAGAGAACGCAGGACTTGACAGTATCGACGTCCTGGTGGACCTCAGGGCTGCCCATGAGGAGTCACCCTACATGGGACTTGACGTCTTCGATGGTGAAATCGTTGACATGAAAGAGGCCGGTGTAATAGAGCCCCACAGGGTCAAGAAACAGGCCATCCAGTCCGCTGCAGAGGCAGCTGAAATGATCCTCCGCATAGACGACGTCATAGCCGCATCATCCTCTGAATCCGATGAGGACATGGGTGACATGGGTGACATGGGCGGAATGCCTCCAATGTAG
- a CDS encoding thiolase domain-containing protein, translating into MRDVAIIGVSQTKFGELWDVSFRDMITEAGLGAIEDAGVEGADLEAMYVGNMSAGLFIKQEHISSLIADHAGLTPIPSTRVEAACASGGLALRSGIMAVASGYHDIVIAAGVEKMTDVVDPTPAIATASDQEWEAQQGVTFPSLYAMMARRHMYEYGTTREQLAMVSVINHENASKNPRAQFPMKVTVEQVINSTMVADPLRLLDCSPISDGAAAVILCPAEMAREYTDTPVYVKASAQASGTIALHDRRDITRIDATVNAARSAFKMADLTPGDIDLVEVHDCFSINGILAVEDLGFVEKGEGGRAFEEGMTRIDGKIPVNPSGGLKARGHPLGATGIAQAAEVVWQLRGEAGKRQVEGAEIGMTHNIGGTGGTAAVHIFSR; encoded by the coding sequence ATGAGGGATGTAGCAATTATTGGAGTCTCACAGACAAAATTCGGAGAACTCTGGGACGTCTCATTCAGGGACATGATAACCGAGGCCGGCCTCGGTGCCATAGAGGATGCTGGAGTTGAAGGTGCAGACCTCGAGGCAATGTATGTTGGTAACATGTCAGCGGGCCTCTTCATAAAACAGGAGCACATTTCTTCACTCATCGCAGATCATGCGGGGCTAACACCCATACCCTCAACAAGGGTGGAGGCCGCCTGTGCATCAGGTGGACTCGCCCTGAGGAGCGGTATAATGGCCGTGGCATCAGGATACCATGATATTGTGATAGCAGCAGGTGTTGAGAAGATGACCGACGTTGTTGACCCCACACCTGCAATTGCAACAGCCTCTGACCAGGAATGGGAGGCCCAGCAGGGTGTAACCTTCCCATCACTCTACGCCATGATGGCAAGGAGGCACATGTACGAGTACGGTACAACAAGGGAGCAGCTCGCCATGGTCTCCGTGATAAACCATGAAAACGCCTCAAAAAACCCAAGGGCCCAGTTCCCCATGAAAGTCACGGTTGAGCAGGTCATCAATTCAACCATGGTCGCGGATCCACTCAGACTCCTTGACTGTTCACCCATCTCTGATGGTGCAGCAGCAGTCATACTCTGCCCCGCCGAGATGGCCAGGGAATACACCGATACCCCTGTCTATGTGAAGGCATCTGCACAGGCATCAGGTACCATTGCACTGCACGATAGAAGGGATATAACAAGGATTGACGCCACCGTAAATGCTGCAAGATCCGCATTTAAGATGGCAGATCTTACACCGGGAGACATAGACCTTGTTGAGGTCCATGACTGTTTCAGCATAAATGGTATACTGGCTGTTGAGGACCTTGGATTTGTTGAGAAGGGTGAAGGTGGAAGGGCCTTTGAGGAGGGCATGACCCGAATCGATGGTAAAATACCCGTAAACCCCTCAGGGGGTCTCAAGGCACGTGGTCATCCACTAGGGGCCACAGGTATCGCCCAGGCGGCGGAGGTGGTCTGGCAGCTACGTGGTGAAGCCGGTAAAAGGCAGGTTGAGGGTGCTGAGATAGGTATGACCCATAACATCGGGGGAACAGGTGGGACAGCGGCTGTGCACATATTCTCAAGGTAG
- a CDS encoding hydroxymethylglutaryl-CoA synthase produces the protein MAGIVGYGVYVPSYRIKVEEIARVWGDDPQAISRGLVVEEKSVPGPDEDTATISVEAARNAIKRSQIDPSRIGAVYVGSESHPYAVKPTATIVAEAVEATPEMTAADLEFACKAGTAGIQACMGLVESGIIEYGLAIGADTAQGAPGDALEYTASAGGAAYVIGNENCLAEIRETYSFTTDTPDFYRREGMPYPRHGGRFTGEPAYFKHVLGAARGMMEKTGLSAGDFDYAVFHQPNGKFYLKAAKKLGFESDQVKPGLLTPVIGNTYSGATPIGLAATLDVAEPGARILAVSYGSGAGSDAFIIEVTDEIEKKRDLAPTVSDIISKKKYVDYALYAKFKGKLRMA, from the coding sequence ATGGCTGGAATCGTTGGATATGGAGTTTACGTTCCATCATACAGAATAAAGGTTGAAGAAATAGCGAGGGTCTGGGGAGACGACCCCCAGGCCATATCAAGGGGACTGGTGGTTGAAGAGAAATCAGTTCCAGGTCCAGATGAGGACACCGCAACAATCTCAGTGGAGGCTGCCCGAAACGCCATCAAAAGAAGCCAGATAGACCCATCAAGGATAGGAGCCGTCTATGTTGGTTCAGAATCCCACCCCTATGCAGTCAAACCAACAGCAACAATCGTTGCAGAGGCAGTTGAGGCAACTCCTGAAATGACAGCCGCTGATCTTGAATTCGCATGTAAAGCAGGAACCGCAGGTATACAGGCATGTATGGGGCTTGTTGAATCAGGAATCATTGAATACGGCCTTGCTATTGGCGCAGATACAGCCCAGGGTGCACCGGGGGATGCCCTTGAATACACAGCATCAGCAGGGGGGGCGGCCTACGTCATAGGAAATGAGAACTGTCTTGCAGAGATAAGGGAAACCTACAGTTTCACCACCGACACCCCCGACTTCTACAGGAGGGAGGGAATGCCCTACCCCAGACACGGTGGAAGGTTCACGGGTGAACCAGCCTACTTCAAACACGTTCTTGGAGCTGCAAGGGGTATGATGGAAAAGACGGGCCTCTCTGCAGGTGACTTTGATTATGCGGTTTTCCACCAGCCAAACGGGAAGTTCTACCTGAAGGCAGCGAAAAAACTTGGATTTGAAAGCGATCAGGTGAAACCTGGGCTTTTAACACCGGTCATAGGTAACACATACTCCGGTGCAACACCAATAGGTCTTGCAGCAACACTGGACGTTGCAGAACCAGGGGCAAGGATACTTGCAGTCTCCTATGGTTCAGGGGCCGGGAGTGACGCATTCATAATAGAGGTCACAGACGAGATAGAGAAAAAGAGGGACCTCGCCCCGACCGTTTCTGACATCATCAGCAAGAAGAAATACGTTGACTATGCACTCTATGCCAAGTTCAAGGGCAAACTCAGGATGGCTTAA
- a CDS encoding heparan-alpha-glucosaminide N-acetyltransferase yields the protein MGVASSSERFHEVDAIRGIAVVMMIIYHVIFDLNFLGAVELDMTSPLIWITGRLAAFLFIFLVGVSLSLSHSRRGSGSHGHYIKRGIRIFLYGLLITVVTWIYPHKGFIVFGVLHFIGAAVIITYPFAGRRLPSVVGALLALAAGVWVSGLRADTLFFVWLGLKPPGFYTLDYFPLLPWIGVVLLGIFTGDTLYPGCRRRWKGELQRRNHTLEFLGKNSLAIYFIHQPVILAVIWLLMNI from the coding sequence ATGGGGGTAGCATCGTCCAGCGAGAGGTTTCATGAGGTCGATGCCATAAGGGGCATCGCTGTTGTGATGATGATCATATACCACGTGATCTTTGACCTCAACTTCCTTGGAGCGGTGGAACTGGATATGACCTCACCGCTGATCTGGATCACCGGCAGGCTGGCCGCATTTCTCTTCATATTCCTTGTGGGAGTATCACTCAGCCTCAGTCACTCCCGAAGGGGCTCCGGGTCCCATGGACATTACATTAAGAGGGGTATCAGGATATTCCTCTACGGCCTCCTGATAACTGTTGTCACCTGGATATACCCCCATAAGGGATTCATAGTGTTCGGGGTGCTCCACTTCATAGGTGCTGCTGTTATCATAACATACCCATTTGCAGGAAGAAGGTTACCCTCGGTTGTCGGGGCGCTCCTGGCACTGGCGGCAGGGGTGTGGGTTTCAGGCTTGAGGGCGGACACCTTATTTTTTGTCTGGCTCGGACTGAAGCCCCCTGGATTTTACACACTCGACTACTTTCCCCTGCTTCCATGGATTGGTGTTGTCCTTCTAGGTATCTTCACAGGAGATACCCTCTATCCCGGATGCAGAAGGAGATGGAAGGGGGAGCTCCAACGGAGAAACCATACACTTGAATTTCTGGGAAAAAACTCACTGGCCATTTACTTTATCCATCAACCCGTAATACTGGCTGTCATATGGCTTTTAATGAATATCTAA
- a CDS encoding DASS family sodium-coupled anion symporter — protein MSFLLALAVYLIPLPGLKASGHAAISLLVFAVSMWATESVPLAVTSLIILFAQPLIGVESFENAVIGFANPILFLMIGGFIMAEAIRKSGLAQRFTYYLLRRLGTSPERGLFVSIFSTGLLSAWIENVVAFAMLLPIIKEIIDIMGCSEPERGRSNYAKAMILGASFGSLAGGFGTEIGTAPNLMAAAYTQIPFLNWMIFGFPLAVAMLFVIWFVLMRIFPSEVTALCDGDAVIGKKLMELGEVKREEKVSAGILLFAILLWVTAGWTGINSYSVSLIAAVMFIFAGVITWKDAQKNIDWGLIVFFGGALSLGSALLKTGAAAWLINDLVRMLGSDPSTILVMLVLMVLAVLITQVMSNIALSAILVPLSVTLAGAQHQPVGIYAVPVAIACSLSFMLPMADPTVAMAYGSGYVKLRDIPRAGIPVIVVGIILTVLVITTLAVPFIA, from the coding sequence CTGAGTTTTCTTCTTGCACTTGCAGTGTATCTGATACCGTTACCCGGCCTTAAGGCTTCAGGACACGCAGCAATATCCTTACTTGTTTTCGCGGTTTCAATGTGGGCAACGGAGTCTGTTCCACTTGCAGTCACATCCCTCATAATACTCTTTGCACAGCCACTTATAGGCGTTGAGAGCTTTGAAAATGCTGTTATAGGATTCGCAAACCCCATACTCTTCCTCATGATAGGTGGGTTCATAATGGCTGAGGCCATAAGGAAGAGTGGCCTTGCACAGAGATTCACCTACTACCTTTTAAGGAGACTTGGAACATCACCCGAGAGAGGCCTCTTTGTGAGCATATTCTCCACGGGGCTCCTCTCAGCGTGGATTGAGAACGTGGTGGCATTTGCAATGCTCCTTCCAATCATAAAGGAGATAATAGATATAATGGGCTGTTCTGAGCCTGAGAGGGGGAGGAGTAACTATGCAAAGGCAATGATACTGGGGGCGTCATTCGGGTCCCTCGCAGGTGGCTTCGGTACGGAGATAGGAACAGCCCCCAACCTCATGGCGGCTGCCTACACCCAGATACCATTCCTCAACTGGATGATCTTCGGGTTCCCCCTTGCAGTCGCAATGCTCTTTGTAATATGGTTTGTCCTCATGAGGATATTCCCCAGTGAGGTCACAGCCCTATGTGACGGTGACGCAGTTATAGGGAAGAAACTGATGGAACTTGGTGAGGTTAAAAGGGAGGAGAAGGTCAGCGCAGGGATACTCCTATTTGCAATTCTGCTCTGGGTGACAGCTGGCTGGACAGGCATCAACAGTTACTCGGTTTCACTGATAGCTGCGGTGATGTTCATCTTCGCCGGTGTTATAACTTGGAAGGACGCCCAGAAGAATATTGACTGGGGCCTCATCGTGTTCTTTGGGGGTGCACTCTCCCTTGGAAGCGCCCTCCTCAAGACTGGTGCCGCCGCATGGCTGATAAATGACCTTGTCAGAATGCTGGGATCTGATCCATCAACGATTCTTGTCATGCTGGTCCTCATGGTCCTTGCAGTGCTTATAACTCAGGTGATGTCAAATATAGCGTTATCAGCGATCCTGGTTCCGCTTTCAGTGACCCTTGCAGGTGCACAGCATCAGCCGGTGGGGATATATGCGGTTCCGGTTGCCATAGCATGTTCACTGTCCTTCATGCTACCAATGGCTGATCCAACCGTTGCAATGGCCTATGGTTCTGGCTATGTTAAGCTCCGTGACATACCCAGGGCGGGGATTCCTGTGATAGTGGTCGGTATCATCCTGACGGTCCTTGTGATTACAACACTCGCGGTGCCGTTCATAGCATAG
- the cobQ gene encoding cobyric acid synthase CobQ, translating into MSSKCIMVQGTSSSAGKSVLVAALCRIFSKRGYRVAPFKSQNMSLNSFTTHENREIAVAQVLQAEAAGIRPSYHMNPILLKPKEDFTSQVIVHGRPAGNMNFQEYQTEFRETALKAIKESLDYLKERYDIIVIEGAGSPAEINMRDRDLANMEIAHLADADVILVADIDRGGVFASIAGTLMLLDERDRSRIKGVVINKFRGNLEILMPGIERIEEITGVPVLGVLPYDENLKLPEEDSASLSERKYRGRGDVKIGVMRLPRISNFTDIDPLEYEEDVAVRLIESGDSLEGLDAIIIPGTRNTISDLMYLRENGFADEIRDLSREIPVFGICGGFQMLGRRIVDENLQESKLGSLDGLNLLDCKTTFTGDGKIISRSEGEITGAGLFSGIAGETVEGYELHEGTTVLGDVKPLMKVKRGFGNTYTMGFDGAADGNVAGTYFHGIFHNFKFRRYFTNLLRERKGLEKLDYVDDHFDASRRFSIDRLAEIVEENMDLSIIEDIIEGD; encoded by the coding sequence ATGAGTTCAAAATGTATAATGGTGCAGGGGACATCATCAAGTGCAGGTAAGAGTGTCCTTGTGGCTGCACTCTGCCGCATATTCTCAAAGAGGGGCTACCGGGTTGCCCCCTTCAAATCCCAGAACATGTCACTGAATTCCTTCACAACCCATGAGAACCGGGAGATAGCGGTGGCCCAGGTCCTCCAGGCAGAGGCTGCAGGTATCAGGCCATCATACCACATGAACCCCATACTCCTCAAACCCAAGGAGGACTTCACATCCCAGGTCATAGTCCACGGCAGACCCGCAGGAAACATGAACTTTCAGGAGTACCAGACAGAGTTCCGGGAAACCGCCCTAAAGGCCATAAAGGAGTCCCTTGATTACCTTAAGGAGCGATATGATATCATCGTGATTGAGGGGGCCGGATCCCCTGCCGAGATAAACATGAGGGACCGGGACCTTGCCAATATGGAGATAGCCCACCTTGCAGACGCCGATGTTATACTTGTTGCTGATATAGACCGTGGGGGAGTTTTCGCCTCAATTGCAGGCACCCTGATGCTTCTCGATGAGCGTGACAGGTCCCGGATAAAGGGTGTTGTCATAAACAAGTTCCGGGGAAACCTTGAAATCCTCATGCCAGGTATAGAAAGGATTGAGGAAATAACAGGGGTGCCTGTGCTTGGTGTGCTCCCCTACGATGAGAACCTGAAACTTCCCGAGGAGGATTCAGCCTCGCTCTCAGAGCGCAAGTACCGTGGAAGGGGTGATGTGAAGATCGGTGTCATGAGGCTTCCCCGAATATCCAACTTCACAGACATAGACCCCCTTGAGTACGAGGAGGACGTTGCTGTGAGGCTCATAGAGTCCGGTGACAGCCTCGAGGGCCTTGACGCCATCATAATCCCCGGAACCAGAAACACCATAAGCGACCTCATGTATCTAAGGGAGAATGGCTTCGCCGATGAGATCAGAGATCTGAGCCGTGAGATACCGGTATTCGGTATATGCGGTGGTTTCCAGATGCTTGGAAGGAGGATAGTGGATGAGAATCTTCAGGAGTCAAAACTGGGAAGCTTGGATGGCCTCAACCTCCTTGACTGCAAAACCACCTTCACAGGTGATGGTAAAATAATATCCCGAAGTGAAGGGGAGATCACCGGCGCCGGCCTGTTCTCAGGTATTGCAGGGGAAACCGTGGAGGGCTATGAGCTCCATGAGGGAACCACAGTCCTGGGTGATGTTAAACCCCTCATGAAAGTTAAGAGGGGCTTTGGTAACACATACACCATGGGATTCGATGGTGCCGCTGATGGGAACGTTGCAGGTACCTACTTCCACGGGATATTCCACAACTTCAAATTCAGGAGGTACTTCACAAACCTTCTGCGGGAGAGGAAGGGCCTTGAAAAGCTTGACTATGTGGACGACCACTTCGATGCCTCAAGGAGGTTCTCAATTGACCGGCTGGCTGAGATAGTCGAGGAAAACATGGACCTCTCCATCATTGAGGACATCATAGAGGGGGATTAG
- a CDS encoding PAS domain S-box protein has translation MSGVSPESPSLSEEDLKSVFETVILNSPDGVITVDSEGIIVFSNPAADKMFGYTSLEGKSVDLLVPESLRDDLQAKMREYGMEGEHELAGRVFETTSLRSDGTEFPVEMSLNSARTAGGLFLTSIIRDISERRRMEDEIHRREEQFRDLFENANDMIQAVDPEGRFVYVNRAWRETLGYTEDDIENLTIFDVIHPDKLDECHEIFNRVMSGESIPLVETAFITKDGKKILVEGNVNVRMRDGEVEYSRAIFRDVTERVKFQRELERLASIVESSGDAIVSYDLDGTIIDWNRGAERIYGYSADEVRGQNVSILMDEEEFERLRGLISEVKSGKLVSNFEARSFRKDGEEIWVSISLSPLKDVNGEIIGVSTIARDITEMKRTQEALRASEEKYRKIVEKFIQNALALISEINR, from the coding sequence ATGTCCGGTGTTTCTCCTGAAAGTCCTTCACTTTCTGAGGAGGACCTTAAATCAGTATTTGAGACGGTTATACTTAACAGCCCCGATGGGGTGATCACAGTTGACTCTGAGGGTATTATCGTATTCTCAAACCCCGCGGCAGATAAGATGTTTGGATACACCTCCCTTGAGGGTAAAAGTGTTGATTTACTCGTCCCGGAATCCCTCAGGGATGACCTCCAGGCTAAAATGAGGGAATATGGGATGGAGGGGGAGCACGAACTCGCAGGGAGGGTTTTTGAAACCACATCCCTCCGATCAGATGGGACCGAGTTCCCTGTTGAAATGAGCCTGAACTCTGCACGGACTGCAGGGGGCCTTTTCCTGACCTCAATAATCAGGGATATCTCAGAGAGGAGGAGAATGGAGGATGAGATCCATAGAAGGGAGGAGCAGTTCAGGGACCTCTTTGAGAACGCCAATGACATGATACAAGCGGTTGACCCTGAGGGCAGGTTTGTATATGTTAATAGGGCCTGGAGGGAGACCCTGGGTTACACTGAGGATGACATTGAGAATCTCACAATATTTGACGTGATACACCCCGACAAGCTGGATGAGTGCCACGAGATCTTCAACCGTGTAATGAGCGGGGAGAGCATCCCCCTGGTTGAAACCGCATTCATAACAAAGGATGGTAAGAAAATCTTGGTGGAGGGAAACGTCAACGTCCGCATGAGGGATGGTGAGGTTGAATACAGCCGGGCAATCTTCAGGGATGTGACAGAGAGGGTGAAGTTCCAGCGTGAACTCGAAAGGCTGGCTTCAATCGTGGAGTCCTCGGGGGATGCCATCGTAAGCTATGACCTTGATGGGACCATAATTGACTGGAACAGGGGTGCTGAGAGGATATACGGTTACAGCGCAGATGAGGTCAGGGGACAGAACGTCTCGATCCTCATGGATGAGGAGGAATTTGAAAGGCTCAGGGGTCTCATATCGGAGGTGAAATCCGGTAAACTTGTTTCAAACTTTGAGGCCAGAAGTTTCAGGAAGGATGGGGAGGAGATATGGGTTTCCATTTCACTCTCACCACTCAAGGACGTTAATGGTGAGATTATAGGGGTATCCACCATTGCAAGGGATATAACTGAGATGAAGAGGACACAGGAGGCCCTGAGGGCGAGTGAGGAGAAGTACCGTAAAATAGTTGAGAAATTTATCCAGAATGCCCTTGCCCTCATATCAGAGATAAACCGCTAA